One window of Camelina sativa cultivar DH55 chromosome 4, Cs, whole genome shotgun sequence genomic DNA carries:
- the LOC104780682 gene encoding probable carboxylesterase 12 isoform X1: MDSEIAVDFSPVLKIYKSGRIERLMGETTVPPSSDPQNGVVSKDVVHSPDTNLSVRIYLPEKALAADEKLPLLVYIHGGGFIIETAFSPTYHNFLTAAVSASDCIAVSVDYRRAPEHPISVPFDDSWTALKWVFTHIAGSGQEDWLNKHADFSKVVLSGDSAGANIVHHMAMRAAKEKLSPDLEDTGISGIILVHPYFWSKTPIDEKDVKDETLRMKVESFWMMASPNSKDGSDDPLLNVVKSESVDLSGLGCGKVLVMVAEKDALVRQGWGYAAKLEKSGWKGEVEVVESEGEDHVFHLVKPTCEKALEAMHKFSGFFKGGDK, from the exons ATGGATTCTGAGATCGCCGTCGACTTCTCTCCGGTGCTCAAAATCTACAAGAGTGGCCGCATCGAGAGACTCATGGGCGAAACCACCGTCCCACCCTCTTCCGACCCACAAAACGGTGTCGTCTCCAAAGACGTCGTTCATTCTCCAGACACCAACCTCTCCGTCCGCATTTACCTCCCGGAGAAAGCCCTGGCCGCCGATGAGAAACTCCCTCTCCTCGTCTACATCCACGGTGGAGGGTTCATCATCGAGACAGCTTTCTCCCCGACATACCACAATTTCCTCACGGCGGCTGTCTCTGCCTCGGACTGTATAGCCGTCTCTGTTGATTACCGGCGTGCACCGGAGCATCCGATTTCGGTTCCGTTTGATGATTCTTGGACAGCTCTGAAATGGGTATTCACCCATATCGCCGGATCTGGTCAGGAAGATTGGTTAAACAAACACGCTGATTTCAGCAAAGTGGTCCTCTCCGGAGACAGCGCCGGAGCGAACATCGTGCATCACATGGCGATGAGAGCTGCGAAAGAGAAACTCAGTCCTGACTTGGAAGATACGGGTATCTCCGGAATCATCTTGGTCCATCCTTACTTCTGGTCAAAAACACCAATCGACGAGAAGGACGTCAAGGATGAAACGTTGAGGATGAAGGTGGAGTCGTTTTGGATGATGGCTAGTCCGAATAGCAAAGATGGATCAGATGATCCGTTGCTCAACGTGGTGAAGTCAGAGTCGGTGGATTTGTCCGGGTTAGGTTGTGGTAAGGTTTTGGTGATGGTTGCTGAGAAAGACGCGTTGGTAAGGCAAGGTTGGGGTTACGCGGCCAAGCTTGAGAAGAGTGGTTGGAAAGGAGAGGTTGAGGTAGTGGAGAGTGAAGGAGAAGACCATGTTTTTCATTTG GTGAAACCTACTTGTGAGAAAGCTCTTGAAGCCATGCATAAATTTTCAGGGTTTTTTAAGGGAGGAGACAAGTAG
- the LOC104780683 gene encoding gamma carbonic anhydrase-like 2, mitochondrial isoform X1, which translates to MATSLARISRRSVTSALSSNLIRRNFAAEAVAVATTETPKPTSEVTPSLDRVKWDYRGQRQIIPLGQWLPKVAVDAYVAPNVVLAGQVTVWDGSSVWNGAVLRGDLNKITVGFCSNVQERCVVHAAWSSPTGLPAMTLIDRYVTVGAYSLLRSCTIEPECIIGQHSILMEGSLVETRSILEAGSVVPPGRRIPSGELWGGNPARFIRTLTNEETLEIPKLAVAINHLSGDYFSEFLPYSTVYLEVEKFKKSLGIAV; encoded by the exons ATGGCGACTTCGCTAGCTCGAATCTCTAGAAGAAGCGTCACATCAGCTCTGTCTTCGAATCTGATCCGGCGTAACTTCGCCGCCGAAGCGGTTGCGGTGGCGACGACAGAAACGCCTAAACCGACATCGGAGGTGACGCCGTCGCTGGATCGGGTGAAATGGGACTACAGAGGCCAAAGACAGATCATTCCTCTGGGACAGTGGCTACCGAAGGTCGCCGTCGATGCTTACGTGGCACCTAACGTTGTGTTGGCTGGTCAGGTCACAGTCTGGGACGGCTCGTCTGTGTGGAACGGTGCCGTTTTGAGAGGAGATCTCAACAAGATCACCGTTGGATTCTGCTCAAATGTCCAGGAACGGTGTGTTGTTCATGCTGCGTGGTCGTCCCCAACAG GATTGCCAGCAATGACATTGATCGATAGGTACGTGACAGTTGGTGCATACAGTCTTTTAAGATCATGCACTATCGAACCCGAATGCATCATCGGGCAACACTCAATCCTAATGGAAGGTTCGCTGGTCGAGACACGATCAATCCTAGAAGCTGGTTCTGTTGTGCCACCTGGCAGAAGAATCCCATCTGGTGAACTTTGGGGAGGTAATCCAGCAAGGTTTATTCGAACTCTCACCAATGAAGAAACATTAGAAATCCCGAAGCTTGCTGTTGCCATTAACCACCTAAGTGGAGATTACTTCTCTGAGTTCTTGCCTTACTCAACTGTCTATCTTGAGGTTGAGAAGTTCAAGAAATCCCTTGGGATTGCCGTATAG
- the LOC104780683 gene encoding gamma carbonic anhydrase-like 2, mitochondrial isoform X3, with translation MATSLARISRRSVTSALSSNLIRRNFAAEAVAVATTETPKPTSEVTPSLDRVKWDYRGQRQIIPLGQWLPKVAVDAYVAPNVVLAGQVTVWDGSSVWNGAVLRGDLNKITVGFCSNVQERCVVHAAWSSPTGLPAMTLIDRYVTVGAYSLLRSCTIEPECIIGQHSILMEGSLVETRSILEAGSVVPPGRRIPSGELWGGNPARFIRTLTNEETLEIPKLAVAINHLSGDYFSEFLPYSTVYLEVEKFKKSLGIAV, from the exons ATGGCGACTTCGCTAGCTCGAATCTCTAGAAGAAGCGTCACATCAGCTCTGTCTTCGAATCTGATCCGGCGTAACTTCGCCGCCGAAGCGGTTGCGGTGGCGACGACAGAAACGCCTAAACCGACATCGGAGGTGACGCCGTCGCTGGATCGGGTGAAATGGGACTACAGAGGCCAAAGACAGATCATTCCTCTGGGACAGTGGCTACCGAAGGTCGCCGTCGATGCTTACGTGGCACCTAACGTTGTGTTGGCTGGTCAGGTCACAGTCTGGGACGGCTCGTCTGTGTGGAACGGTGCCGTTTTGAGAGGAGATCTCAACAAGATCACCGTTGGATTCTGCTCAAATGTCCAGGAACGGTGTGTTGTTCATGCTGCGTGGTCGTCCCCAACAG GATTGCCAGCAATGACATTGATCGATAGGTACGTGACAGTTGGTGCATACAGTCTTTTAAGATCATGCACTATCGAACCCGAATGCATCATCGGGCAACACTCAATCCTAATGGAAGGTTCGCTG GTCGAGACACGATCAATCCTAGAAGCTGGTTCTGTTGTGCCACCTGGCAGAAGAATCCCATCTGGTGAACTTTGGGGAGGTAATCCAGCAAGGTTTATTCGAACTCTCACCAATGAAGAAACATTAGAAATCCCGAAGCTTGCTGTTGCCATTAACCACCTAAGTGGAGATTACTTCTCTGAGTTCTTGCCTTACTCAACTGTCTATCTTGAGGTTGAGAAGTTCAAGAAATCCCTTGGGATTGCCGTATAG
- the LOC104780682 gene encoding probable carboxylesterase 12 isoform X2, translating into MDSEIAVDFSPVLKIYKSGRIERLMGETTVPPSSDPQNGVVSKDVVHSPDTNLSVRIYLPEKALAADEKLPLLVYIHGGGFIIETAFSPTYHNFLTAAVSASDCIAVSVDYRRAPEHPISVPFDDSWTALKWVFTHIAGSGQEDWLNKHADFSKVVLSGDSAGANIVHHMAMRAAKEKLSPDLEDTGISGIILVHPYFWSKTPIDEKDVKDETLRMKVESFWMMASPNSKDGSDDPLLNVVKSESVDLSGLGCGKVLVMVAEKDALVRQGWGYAAKLEKSGWKGEVEVVESEGEDHVFHLVKPTCEKALEAMYKFSGFFKGGDK; encoded by the exons ATGGATTCTGAGATCGCCGTCGACTTCTCTCCGGTGCTCAAAATCTACAAGAGTGGCCGCATCGAGAGACTCATGGGCGAAACCACCGTCCCACCCTCTTCCGACCCACAAAACGGTGTCGTCTCCAAAGACGTCGTTCATTCTCCAGACACCAACCTCTCCGTCCGCATTTACCTCCCGGAGAAAGCCCTGGCCGCCGATGAGAAACTCCCTCTCCTCGTCTACATCCACGGTGGAGGGTTCATCATCGAGACAGCTTTCTCCCCGACATACCACAATTTCCTCACGGCGGCTGTCTCTGCCTCGGACTGTATAGCCGTCTCTGTTGATTACCGGCGTGCACCGGAGCATCCGATTTCGGTTCCGTTTGATGATTCTTGGACAGCTCTGAAATGGGTATTCACCCATATCGCCGGATCTGGTCAGGAAGATTGGTTAAACAAACACGCTGATTTCAGCAAAGTGGTCCTCTCCGGAGACAGCGCCGGAGCGAACATCGTGCATCACATGGCGATGAGAGCTGCGAAAGAGAAACTCAGTCCTGACTTGGAAGATACGGGTATCTCCGGAATCATCTTG GTCCATCCTTACTTCTGGTCAAAAACACCAATCGACGAGAAGGACGTCAAGGATGAAACGTTGAGGATGAAGGTGGAGTCGTTTTGGATGATGGCTAGTCCCAATAGCAAAGATGGATCAGATGATCCGTTGCTCAACGTGGTGAAGTCAGAGTCGGTGGATTTGTCCGGGTTAGGTTGTGGTAAGGTTTTGGTGATGGTTGCTGAGAAAGACGCGTTGGTGAGGCAAGGTTGGGGTTACGCGGCCAAGCTTGAGAAGAGTGGTTGGAAAGGAGAGGTTGAGGTAGTGGAGAGTGAAGGAGAAGACCATGTTTTTCATTTGGTGAAACCTACTTGTGAGAAAGCTCTTGAAGCCATGTATAAATTTTCAGGGTTTTTTAAGGGAGGAGACAAGTAG
- the LOC104780683 gene encoding gamma carbonic anhydrase-like 2, mitochondrial isoform X2: MATSLARISRRSVTSALSSNLIRRNFAAEAVAVATTETPKPTSEVTPSLDRVKWDYRGQRQIIPLGQWLPKVAVDAYVAPNVVLAGQVTVWDGSSVWNGAVLRGDLNKITVGFCSNVQERCVVHAAWSSPTGLPAMTLIDRYVTVGAYSLLRSCTIEPECIIGQHSILMEGSLVETRSILEAGSVVPPGRRIPSGELWGGNPARFIRTLTNEETLEIPKLAVAINHLSGDYFSEFLPYSTVYLEVEKFKKSLGIAV; this comes from the exons ATGGCGACTTCGCTAGCTCGAATCTCTAGAAGAAGCGTCACATCAGCTCTGTCTTCGAATCTGATCCGGCGTAACTTCGCCGCCGAAGCGGTTGCGGTGGCGACGACAGAAACGCCTAAACCGACATCGGAGGTGACGCCGTCGCTGGATCGGGTGAAATGGGACTACAGAGGCCAAAGACAGATCATTCCTCTGGGACAGTGGCTACCGAAGGTCGCCGTCGATGCTTACGTGGCACCTAACGTTGTGTTGGCTGGTCAGGTCACAGTCTGGGACGGCTCGTCTGTGTGGAACGGTGCCGTTTTGAGAGGAGATCTCAACAAGATCACCGTTGGATTCTGCTCAAATGTCCAGGAACGGTGTGTTGTTCATGCTGCGTGGTCGTCCCCAACAG GATTGCCAGCAATGACATTGATCGATAGGTACGTGACAGTTGGTGCATACAGTCTTTTAAGATCATGCACTATCGAACCCGAATGCATCATCGGGCAACACTCAATCCTAATGGAAG GTTCGCTGGTCGAGACACGATCAATCCTAGAAGCTGGTTCTGTTGTGCCACCTGGCAGAAGAATCCCATCTGGTGAACTTTGGGGAGGTAATCCAGCAAGGTTTATTCGAACTCTCACCAATGAAGAAACATTAGAAATCCCGAAGCTTGCTGTTGCCATTAACCACCTAAGTGGAGATTACTTCTCTGAGTTCTTGCCTTACTCAACTGTCTATCTTGAGGTTGAGAAGTTCAAGAAATCCCTTGGGATTGCCGTATAG
- the LOC104783910 gene encoding ankyrin repeat domain-containing protein 2B-like, with the protein MGNVHKTATSSDVEGLKTALATANKDEEDSEGRTGLHLACSYGKVKCAKVLLEAGANLNAVDKNKNTPLHYAGNCGRKKCVSLLLKKGSAETLQNKDGKNPIDLAKLNYQLDVVNLLEKDA; encoded by the exons ATGGGTAATGTTCATAAGACTGCTACTTCCAGTGATGTGGAG GGTCTGAAAACTGCATTGGCTACTGcgaacaaagatgaagaagactccGAGGGAAGGACAGGACTGCATTTGGCTTGCTCGTATGGCAAG GTGAAATGTGCTAAAGTTCTTCTGGAAGCTGGAGCAAATCTCAACGCGgttgacaaaaacaagaacacaccGTTGCACTATGCTGGTAACTGTGGGAGGAAAAAGTGTGTAAGCCTTCTCCTAAAGAAGGGTTCTGCAGA AACTCTGCAAAACAAGGATGGCAAAAATCCCATTGATTTGGCTAAGCTTAACTATCAGCTTGACGTTGTGAACCTCCTTGAGAAGGACGCATGA
- the LOC104780686 gene encoding probable carboxylesterase 12: MLTFFTDEPMMDPEIAVDFSPVLKVYKSGRIERIMGETTVPPSSDPQNGVISKDVVYSPDNNLSVRIYLPEKAAAAGEKLPLLVYFHGGGFIIETAFSPTYHNFLTAAVSASNCVAVSVDYRRAPEHPISVPFDDSWTALKWVFTHIAGSGQEDWLNKHADFSKVILSGDSAGANIVHHMAMRAAKEKLSPGLKDTGISGIILVHPYFWSKTPIDDKEIKDETLRMKVESFWMVASPNSKDGSDDPLFNVVQSESVDLSGLGCGKVLVMVAEKDTLARQGWGYAAKLEKSGWKGEVELVESEGENHVFHLMKPTCENALEAMHKFSGFIKGD, encoded by the coding sequence ATGTTAACGTTTTTCACCGACGAACCAATGATGGATCCCGAGATCGCCGTCGACTTCTCTCCGGTGCTCAAAGTCTACAAGAGTGGCCGCATCGAGCGAATCATGGGTGAAACCACCGTCCCACCTTCTTCCGACCCACAAAACGGTGTCATTTCCAAGGACGTCGTTTATTCTCCCGACAACAACCTCTCCGTCCGCATTTACCTCCCGGAGAAAGCCGCTGCCGCCGGTGAGAAACTCCCTCTCCTCGTCTACTTCCACGGCGGAGGGTTCATCATCGAAACCGCTTTCTCCCCGACTTACCACAATTTCCTCACGGCGGCTGTCTCTGCCTCGAACTGTGTAGCGGTCTCTGTTGATTACCGGCGTGCACCGGAGCATCCGATTTCAGTCCCGTTCGATGATTCTTGGACAGCTCTGAAATGGGTATTCACCCATATCGCCGGATCTGGTCAGGAGGATTGGTTAAACAAACACGCTGATTTCAGCAAAGTGATCCTCTCTGGAGACAGCGCCGGAGCGAACATTGTGCATCACATGGCGATGAGAGCTGCGAAAGAGAAACTCAGTCCTGGTTTGAAGGATACAGGAATATCTGGAATCATCTTGGTCCATCCTTACTTCTGGTCAAAGACACCAATCGACGACAAGGAGATCAAGGATGAAACGTTGAGGATGAAGGTGGAGTCGTTTTGGATGGTGGCTAGTCCCAATAGCAAAGATGGATCAGATGATCCGTTGTTCAACGTGGTGCAGTCAGAGTCGGTGGATTTGTCCGGCTTGGGTTGCGGAAAGGTTTTGGTGATGGTGGCTGAGAAAGACACGTTGGCGAGGCAAGGTTGGGGTTACGCGGCCAAGCTTGAGAAGAGCGGTTGGAAAGGAGAGGTTGAGCTGGTGGAGAGCGAAGGAGAGAATCATGTTTTTCATTTGATGAAACCTACTTGTGAGAATGCTCTTGAAGCCATGCATAAATTCTCAGGGTTTATCAAGGGGGACTAA